In Alkalihalobacillus sp. TS-13, the following are encoded in one genomic region:
- the glcT gene encoding glucose PTS transporter transcription antiterminator GlcT, translating to MDTQYTILKVLNNNVVIARDSNHLEVVLIGNGIGFSKKPDDILDGPSVDKLYILNDVEEQHQYKQLLSQVDESFILVMNEVIFYSENQLGVKFNEHIHIALTDHIAFAIKRIQQGIDIVNPFSKETELLYPKDYAVAKDVVGLIKEETGVHLPEGEIGFIALHLHSAATNRSISKLNSYSQLINTLIHIIEQQLDISIDRSSIDYLRLIQHLRHGIDRIEHEEQVGNQDKLAKVLKEEYPVCYNLAWKLMKVMQQKIGKNVSDAEAVYLTMHLQRLSPQ from the coding sequence ATGGATACGCAGTATACAATATTAAAAGTTTTAAACAACAACGTCGTCATTGCACGCGATTCCAATCATCTAGAAGTTGTATTGATCGGCAACGGAATCGGTTTTTCTAAAAAACCGGATGATATTCTCGATGGTCCCAGTGTGGACAAGCTATATATCTTGAATGATGTCGAAGAACAGCACCAGTATAAGCAATTACTGTCTCAAGTCGATGAATCCTTCATATTGGTCATGAATGAAGTGATTTTTTACAGTGAGAATCAATTAGGAGTCAAGTTCAATGAACATATCCATATCGCTTTGACGGATCACATCGCTTTTGCTATCAAACGGATCCAACAAGGAATCGATATCGTCAATCCATTTTCCAAAGAAACAGAATTGCTCTACCCGAAAGATTACGCGGTTGCTAAAGATGTGGTTGGTTTGATAAAAGAAGAAACAGGAGTTCATCTTCCGGAAGGAGAAATTGGATTCATTGCGCTTCACCTTCACAGTGCAGCCACTAATCGATCCATTTCTAAGTTGAACAGTTACTCTCAACTGATCAACACGTTGATTCATATTATCGAACAACAGTTGGATATATCAATTGATCGCTCGAGCATCGATTATTTACGGCTCATTCAGCATTTAAGACACGGAATCGATCGCATCGAGCATGAGGAACAAGTTGGTAACCAGGATAAACTAGCAAAAGTGTTGAAAGAAGAGTACCCTGTATGCTACAATCTTGCATGGAAGCTGATGAAAGTCATGCAACAAAAGATTGGCAAGAACGTCTCAGATGCAGAAGCGGTATATTTGACGATGCATTTGCAAAGGCTTTCACCACAATAG
- a CDS encoding response regulator transcription factor yields the protein MKDKHYRPKPLLTKREREVFELLVQDKTTREIAEQLFISEKTVRNHISNTMQKLGVKGRSQAVVELLRLGELEI from the coding sequence TTGAAAGATAAACACTACCGACCGAAGCCTCTACTTACAAAAAGGGAGAGAGAAGTATTCGAACTTCTTGTTCAAGACAAGACGACCAGGGAGATTGCTGAACAACTTTTTATAAGTGAAAAAACTGTTCGGAATCACATTTCCAATACGATGCAGAAGCTAGGTGTCAAGGGGCGCTCCCAGGCTGTCGTCGAGCTATTGCGGCTTGGCGAGTTGGAAATTTAG
- a CDS encoding thioesterase family protein: protein MKGIEYIQDWESWRMGFHFYTTVDVRFSEVDPFNHLNNTIPFVYFEDARIQLFKELGFMQEWSRPDSKTIPVVADLQCNYLKQVLFDETLKIFVKIAYIGTTSIDLHYLAEDSEGNPVLVGRGRIVHIDKHLGAPEKWTASMIDRMKNMQK, encoded by the coding sequence ATGAAAGGTATAGAGTATATTCAGGATTGGGAGAGCTGGAGAATGGGTTTTCATTTTTATACAACAGTCGATGTCCGGTTTTCTGAAGTAGACCCATTCAATCATTTAAATAATACAATTCCATTTGTTTATTTTGAGGATGCACGAATTCAGCTTTTCAAGGAACTTGGATTCATGCAAGAATGGAGTAGACCGGATAGTAAGACAATCCCGGTCGTTGCGGATCTTCAATGTAATTACCTGAAACAAGTTCTTTTTGATGAAACGCTGAAAATCTTTGTGAAGATCGCCTATATTGGAACTACTTCGATTGATCTGCATTATTTGGCAGAGGATTCAGAAGGAAATCCTGTTTTGGTAGGGCGGGGGCGTATCGTCCATATCGATAAACATCTAGGCGCTCCTGAAAAATGGACAGCTAGTATGATAGACCGCATGAAGAATATGCAAAAATAA
- the sdhB gene encoding succinate dehydrogenase iron-sulfur subunit has product MAEEKMIQFIIKRQDNPDSAAYDEKFEIPYRANMNVISALMEIRRNPVNSKGENTTPVTWEMGCLEEVCGACSMVINGKPRQSCTALVDQLEQPIRLEPMATFPVVRDLQVDRSRMFDALKKVKAWIPIDGTYDLGPGPRMPESKRQWAYELSKCMTCGVCLEACPNVNDKSEFIGPAALSQVRLFNAHPTGEMNKAERLNALMGDGGLANCGNSQNCVQSCPKGIPLTTSIAALNRDTSLQSFRNFFGSDA; this is encoded by the coding sequence ATGGCTGAAGAAAAAATGATTCAATTTATTATAAAGCGTCAGGATAACCCTGATTCTGCAGCTTATGATGAAAAATTCGAGATCCCTTATCGTGCGAACATGAATGTGATTTCGGCTTTGATGGAAATCCGCCGGAATCCTGTGAATAGTAAAGGTGAAAACACGACACCAGTGACATGGGAAATGGGATGCCTTGAAGAAGTATGTGGAGCTTGTTCTATGGTGATCAATGGAAAGCCTCGTCAATCTTGTACAGCACTGGTTGACCAATTGGAACAGCCGATCCGTCTAGAGCCGATGGCAACCTTCCCGGTAGTGCGTGACCTTCAAGTTGACCGCAGCCGCATGTTCGACGCGTTAAAAAAAGTGAAAGCTTGGATCCCGATCGATGGCACATACGATCTTGGACCTGGACCTCGTATGCCGGAAAGCAAGCGTCAATGGGCGTATGAATTGTCAAAATGCATGACATGTGGGGTTTGTTTGGAAGCATGTCCGAATGTCAATGATAAATCTGAGTTCATCGGTCCTGCTGCACTTTCTCAGGTTCGTTTGTTCAACGCACATCCGACTGGAGAAATGAATAAAGCAGAACGACTGAATGCGCTTATGGGCGATGGAGGACTCGCAAATTGCGGGAACTCTCAAAACTGTGTCCAATCATGTCCGAAAGGGATTCCTTTGACGACTTCGATTGCTGCATTGAACCGTGATACATCATTGCAATCTTTCCGAAATTTCTTTGGATCCGATGCATAA
- the sdhA gene encoding succinate dehydrogenase flavoprotein subunit: MSKGNIIIVGGGLAGLMAAIKSAESGTHVDLFSLVPVKRSHSVCAQGGINGAVNTKGEGDSPWEHFDDTVYGGDFLANQPPVKAMCDAAPGIIHLLDRMGVMFNRTPEGLLDFRRFGGTQHHRTAFAGATTGQQLLYALDEQVRRYEVQGLVTKYEGWDFQSAVLDDENVCRGIVAQNLKTSEIQSFKADAVIMATGGPGVIFGKSTNSVINTGSAASALYQQGVHYANGEFIQIHPTAIPGDDKLRLMSESARGEGGRVWTYKDGKPWYFLEEKYPAYGNLVPRDIATREIFDVCVRQKLGINGENMVYLDLSHKDPKELDIKLGGIIEIYEKFMGDDPRKVPMKIFPAVHYSMGGMWVDFDQMTNIPGLFAAGECDYSQHGANRLGANSLLSSIFGGMVAGPKAAEYVMGLEKTIEDIPEEIYERQVKKETDHLDQIMKMDGTENAYQLHKELGEWMTDNVTVVRYNDKLKETDDKIVELMERYKDININDTSKWSNQGVSFTRQLWHMLQLARVITLGALNRNESRGAHYKPDFPDRNDEEWLKTTKAIFNPEKNGPDFEYEEVDTSLIKPRKRDYSKKKGEK, encoded by the coding sequence ATGAGCAAAGGTAATATCATAATTGTAGGCGGAGGATTAGCCGGCTTGATGGCTGCTATCAAATCCGCTGAATCAGGAACACATGTTGACTTGTTCTCACTCGTGCCTGTTAAACGTTCTCACTCCGTTTGTGCACAAGGCGGAATAAACGGAGCAGTAAATACAAAGGGTGAGGGAGACTCTCCTTGGGAACATTTTGATGACACAGTATATGGTGGGGACTTTCTTGCAAACCAACCTCCTGTAAAAGCAATGTGTGATGCCGCGCCTGGTATCATTCATCTATTAGATCGAATGGGTGTCATGTTCAACCGTACACCAGAAGGATTATTGGATTTCCGTCGTTTCGGCGGTACACAGCACCATCGTACAGCATTTGCTGGTGCTACTACAGGACAGCAATTACTATATGCACTTGATGAGCAGGTCCGTCGTTATGAAGTACAAGGGCTAGTAACGAAGTATGAAGGTTGGGACTTCCAATCAGCGGTTCTAGATGATGAAAATGTATGTCGGGGAATCGTTGCGCAAAACTTGAAGACTTCTGAAATTCAAAGCTTCAAAGCTGATGCAGTTATCATGGCTACTGGTGGACCTGGTGTGATTTTCGGTAAGTCGACGAACTCAGTTATCAATACTGGTTCAGCAGCTTCGGCTCTATATCAACAGGGCGTTCATTATGCAAATGGTGAGTTCATCCAAATTCACCCTACAGCGATTCCAGGAGATGATAAACTTCGTCTTATGAGTGAATCTGCTCGTGGTGAAGGTGGACGCGTCTGGACATATAAAGACGGTAAACCTTGGTACTTCCTTGAGGAAAAATATCCTGCATATGGAAACCTGGTACCACGTGATATTGCAACACGTGAAATCTTTGATGTCTGTGTTCGACAAAAGCTTGGCATCAACGGTGAGAACATGGTTTACCTCGATCTTTCACACAAGGATCCAAAAGAACTTGATATCAAACTGGGTGGTATCATCGAAATCTATGAGAAGTTCATGGGTGATGACCCTCGTAAAGTTCCAATGAAAATCTTCCCTGCAGTCCACTATTCAATGGGTGGTATGTGGGTTGATTTCGATCAAATGACAAATATCCCTGGTCTCTTTGCTGCAGGTGAATGTGATTATTCTCAACATGGGGCAAACCGCTTAGGAGCCAACTCGCTTCTATCATCCATTTTTGGTGGTATGGTTGCAGGTCCAAAGGCTGCAGAATATGTTATGGGTCTTGAAAAGACAATCGAGGATATTCCTGAGGAAATTTACGAGCGTCAAGTTAAGAAAGAAACCGATCACCTTGATCAAATCATGAAAATGGATGGCACGGAAAATGCGTATCAGCTTCATAAAGAGCTCGGTGAATGGATGACAGATAACGTGACGGTTGTCCGTTACAATGATAAGTTGAAAGAAACAGACGATAAAATTGTTGAGTTGATGGAGCGTTACAAGGATATCAACATCAACGATACGTCGAAGTGGAGCAATCAGGGTGTTTCATTTACGCGTCAATTATGGCACATGCTTCAATTAGCACGTGTAATCACTCTTGGTGCATTGAACCGTAACGAAAGCCGTGGGGCTCATTATAAGCCTGACTTCCCTGACCGTAACGATGAAGAATGGTTGAAGACGACAAAAGCAATCTTTAATCCAGAGAAGAACGGTCCAGACTTCGAATATGAAGAGGTTGATACTTCTCTCATCAAACCACGTAAGCGTGACTACTCTAAGAAGAAGGGAGAGAAATAA
- a CDS encoding succinate dehydrogenase cytochrome b558 subunit — translation MADTRDFALRRLHSLLGVIPIGLYLIQHLTVNHFATRGRESFDAAAHFMETLPFRYFLEIFIIFLPIIFHAVFGLYITFQARNNVSRYGYFRNWMFLLQRVTGIITLIFISWHVWETRVQAAFGAKVNFSMMEEILDNPFMIGFYIVGVISTIFHFSNGLWSFLVSWGIVQSPRSQKIATYVTIGIFFAVSIVGIRSIFAFVNPEWFAFASNLPIL, via the coding sequence ATGGCTGACACTAGAGATTTTGCTTTAAGAAGACTACATTCGTTACTTGGTGTTATACCAATTGGTTTATATCTGATTCAACACTTGACAGTAAACCACTTCGCGACAAGAGGTCGTGAATCATTCGATGCTGCAGCACACTTTATGGAGACACTTCCATTCCGTTATTTCCTTGAAATTTTCATCATCTTTTTACCGATCATTTTCCATGCTGTTTTCGGATTGTACATAACGTTCCAAGCTCGTAACAACGTAAGTCGCTACGGGTACTTCCGTAACTGGATGTTCCTGTTGCAGCGTGTAACAGGAATTATCACGCTTATTTTCATTTCTTGGCACGTATGGGAAACCCGTGTACAAGCTGCATTTGGGGCGAAAGTAAACTTTTCAATGATGGAAGAGATTCTCGATAATCCTTTCATGATTGGATTTTATATTGTTGGCGTAATTTCAACGATTTTCCACTTCTCGAACGGACTTTGGTCCTTCCTTGTAAGCTGGGGAATTGTCCAATCACCACGTTCCCAAAAAATCGCAACGTATGTAACAATCGGAATTTTCTTTGCAGTTTCAATCGTTGGAATACGATCCATATTTGCATTTGTAAATCCAGAATGGTTTGCTTTTGCATCAAACCTACCAATTTTATAA
- a CDS encoding YslB family protein, which yields MKKDNDVLPEPTNEAEGYLFGYELMRDVLLPELLGKEDHSLLYWAGRTLARKYPMDTTEELIQFFAAANFGELRLKEETSKTITFELSSDRISELLRKRMHEGFQLEAGFLAEHVQRQKERVTESFEEIKRGKEDKIIFTVQWDRKDEISDTNVSEF from the coding sequence ATGAAAAAAGACAATGATGTCCTTCCAGAACCAACGAACGAAGCAGAGGGGTACTTATTCGGATATGAATTGATGAGGGATGTACTGCTGCCAGAATTATTAGGTAAAGAAGATCATAGTCTCTTATACTGGGCTGGGCGGACACTTGCACGGAAATATCCTATGGACACTACTGAGGAACTGATACAATTTTTTGCTGCAGCAAACTTTGGAGAACTTCGTTTAAAAGAAGAAACGTCCAAAACGATCACATTCGAGTTAAGCTCAGATCGGATCTCAGAATTGTTGAGAAAACGAATGCACGAAGGATTCCAACTCGAAGCAGGTTTCTTAGCAGAGCATGTCCAAAGGCAAAAAGAAAGAGTCACTGAATCTTTTGAAGAGATTAAAAGAGGTAAAGAAGACAAAATCATCTTCACTGTACAGTGGGACCGTAAAGATGAAATCTCAGACACGAATGTGTCAGAATTTTAG
- the uvrC gene encoding excinuclease ABC subunit UvrC has protein sequence MLQQLKQKLSVLPDQPGCYLMKDRNGTIIYVGKAKNLRNRVRSYFSGSHDGKTQRLVLEIHDFEYIVTTSDLEALILEMNLIKKHDPRYNVMLKDDKSYPYIKVTNENQPRLITTRKVKKGTGRYFGPYPNAYAANETKKLLDRIYPLRKCKTLPDRVCLYYHMGQCLAPCVYEVTEEQNREMVEGIYRFLNGGHKEVKRDLQRKMEEAAEKLEFERAKELRDQIRHIESVMEQQKMVHTDQKDRDVFGYHVDKGWMCIQVFFVRQGKLIERDVSLFPVYGDSEEEFLSFVGQFYLQKDHIIPKEIFVPKHVEHHLLEELLDIPVSQPQRGKKKNLVNLATKNAQIALSEKFELIERDEERTIKAVEELGKHLGIATPHVIEAFDNSNIQGTNPVSAMVVFTDGKPNKKQYRKYKIKTVEGPDDYASMKEVTRRRYSRVLKEDSPLPDLIIIDGGKGQISAAIDVLENELGLSIPVCGLVKDDKHNTAQLMIGDPPQVVPLARNSQEFYLLQRIQDEVHRFAITFHRQIREKGMVQSSLDKIPGIGEKRRKALLKHFGSFKKIRQASVDELKEAKIPASVAETIVSYFTEQSKKEDDE, from the coding sequence ATGCTTCAACAGTTGAAACAAAAGCTGTCAGTCCTTCCAGATCAACCTGGTTGTTATTTGATGAAGGATCGGAACGGCACGATCATATATGTAGGTAAAGCAAAAAATCTGCGTAATCGAGTCCGGTCTTATTTTTCTGGGTCCCATGATGGGAAAACACAACGGCTTGTTCTGGAAATCCATGATTTTGAATATATCGTCACTACCTCCGATTTAGAGGCGCTTATTCTTGAGATGAATCTTATCAAAAAACATGACCCACGCTACAATGTTATGTTGAAGGATGATAAGAGCTATCCATATATTAAAGTGACCAATGAAAATCAACCGAGATTGATTACAACCCGAAAAGTGAAAAAAGGAACGGGAAGATATTTCGGTCCTTATCCGAATGCATATGCAGCAAATGAGACGAAAAAGCTCCTTGATCGGATTTATCCGTTGAGAAAATGTAAGACGCTGCCTGATCGTGTCTGTCTGTATTATCACATGGGTCAATGCCTTGCCCCGTGCGTGTACGAGGTGACTGAAGAGCAAAACCGTGAAATGGTCGAAGGAATATACCGCTTTCTTAACGGTGGGCATAAAGAAGTGAAACGAGATCTTCAAAGAAAAATGGAAGAAGCTGCTGAAAAGCTCGAGTTTGAGCGGGCGAAAGAACTTAGGGACCAGATACGTCATATCGAGTCGGTAATGGAACAACAGAAAATGGTGCATACCGATCAAAAGGACCGGGATGTTTTCGGGTATCATGTCGATAAAGGCTGGATGTGTATCCAGGTCTTCTTCGTCCGTCAGGGAAAGCTAATCGAACGGGACGTCTCGCTTTTTCCGGTTTATGGTGATTCTGAAGAAGAATTTCTATCTTTTGTGGGACAGTTTTATTTGCAAAAGGATCACATCATTCCGAAAGAAATTTTCGTCCCGAAACATGTGGAACATCATTTGTTAGAAGAACTTTTAGATATTCCGGTTTCCCAACCTCAGCGTGGTAAAAAGAAGAATCTGGTGAACCTTGCAACGAAAAACGCCCAAATTGCATTGAGTGAAAAGTTCGAGTTGATCGAAAGGGATGAAGAACGGACGATTAAAGCGGTTGAAGAGCTCGGGAAACATCTGGGAATAGCAACCCCGCATGTTATTGAAGCGTTCGATAACTCCAATATCCAGGGAACAAATCCTGTTTCTGCTATGGTTGTTTTTACAGACGGTAAACCGAACAAAAAGCAATATCGGAAGTATAAAATCAAAACCGTTGAAGGTCCAGATGACTATGCATCCATGAAAGAAGTAACAAGGAGAAGATATTCGCGGGTTCTAAAGGAAGATTCCCCACTCCCGGATCTTATCATCATCGACGGCGGGAAAGGGCAGATCAGTGCGGCCATCGATGTCCTTGAAAATGAACTTGGTTTATCAATACCGGTTTGTGGACTTGTAAAAGATGACAAGCATAATACAGCGCAATTGATGATCGGAGATCCGCCACAGGTGGTTCCGCTTGCTAGAAACAGTCAAGAATTCTATCTGCTGCAACGGATTCAAGACGAGGTTCACCGCTTTGCGATTACCTTCCATCGCCAAATTCGAGAAAAGGGGATGGTTCAGTCAAGCTTGGACAAGATCCCGGGAATTGGAGAAAAGCGGCGTAAAGCTTTATTGAAACATTTTGGTTCCTTTAAAAAGATCAGGCAGGCTTCTGTTGACGAATTGAAAGAAGCGAAAATTCCTGCATCAGTGGCTGAAACGATTGTTTCTTATTTTACTGAGCAATCGAAAAAGGAAGATGACGAATAA
- the trxA gene encoding thioredoxin, whose amino-acid sequence MAIVKATDQNFTSETSEGLVLADFWAPWCGPCKMIAPVLEEIDSEMSDSVKIVKLDVDENQETAGKFGVMSIPTLMLFKNGEVVDQVVGFQPKEALVDLINKHQ is encoded by the coding sequence ATGGCAATCGTGAAAGCAACTGACCAAAACTTTACTTCAGAAACAAGTGAAGGTCTTGTATTAGCTGACTTTTGGGCACCTTGGTGCGGGCCTTGTAAAATGATTGCACCAGTATTGGAAGAGATTGATAGCGAAATGAGCGATAGTGTTAAAATCGTTAAACTTGATGTAGATGAAAACCAGGAAACGGCAGGAAAGTTCGGTGTAATGAGTATCCCGACATTGATGCTTTTCAAAAATGGTGAAGTCGTCGATCAAGTTGTCGGTTTCCAACCGAAAGAAGCACTCGTCGACCTTATCAATAAGCACCAATAA